Proteins from a single region of Geothrix sp. PMB-07:
- a CDS encoding valine--tRNA ligase, producing the protein MREMDKAFDFRTAQTRWYSVWEDSKAFEAAPTSGKEPWSIVIPPPNITGNLHMGHALVNTLHDVLTRFKRAQGFDALWVPGTDHAGIATQMMVERQLKAEGTDRHQLGREAFEQRIWDWKEKNQGAIEHQLKRLGCSVDWTRNRFTLDPALNKAVRKVFVESYKAGRIYRGPRMIQWDPALQTALSDLEVKYEERNGKLWHLRYPLADGSGDVVVATTRPETMLGDTAVAVHPDDERYQGMIGKLMNHPLTGRQIPVVADTFVDPAFGTGCVKVTPAHDPNDFAAGQRLGLPSITIIGFDAKMTAEAGAYAGLDRFEARKRVVADLEEQGFLVKVEDYVNKISLSDRSGAVLEPLVSEQWFMDVREAAAKALEAVNSGAIQFTPEHHVAVWNHWLTNIQDWCISRQLVWGHRIPAWTCGKCGELHVELEQPSACCACGAGELIQDPDTLDTWFSSALWPFSVFGWPEESDELKRYYPTSVLITGYDILFFWVARMAMAGLTWMGDVPFRKVYFNSLVRDASGQKMSKTKGNVIDPLEVMEEYGTDALRFSLAIMAAPGTDIAMSKARLEASRNFCNKLWNASRFVQMSLDETITLENKPEFGEAEFWMIGRMRDSLATVTKALEEFRFHEASDLLYHLVWDDFCATYIELAKVQLQSGTKAQKAAILHFLDILLRALHPFVPFLTEEIHEAMMDGRLPADEPALLAQRAWPADDSILQVKGGDSTIIPRFQEVLSALLRLKAEQGVDPAKRVPAFCSLLELEPFSEALKSIARLESVTFTKDDLASPTRTVAVVAGGAVALELVGLKDPVAEKAKLEKELAKLEKELEPLRARLADESFVTKAPEAAVAKLRIQAEEKEQRLTQVKALLS; encoded by the coding sequence ATGCGCGAGATGGACAAGGCATTCGACTTCAGGACGGCGCAAACCCGCTGGTACTCGGTCTGGGAAGACTCCAAGGCCTTCGAGGCGGCGCCCACGAGCGGCAAGGAGCCCTGGTCGATCGTTATTCCCCCGCCCAACATCACGGGCAACCTGCACATGGGCCACGCCCTCGTGAACACGCTGCACGACGTGCTGACGCGCTTCAAGCGCGCCCAGGGCTTTGACGCCCTGTGGGTGCCGGGCACGGATCACGCCGGCATCGCCACGCAGATGATGGTGGAGCGCCAGCTGAAGGCTGAAGGCACCGACCGCCACCAGCTGGGCCGCGAGGCCTTCGAGCAGCGCATCTGGGACTGGAAGGAGAAGAACCAGGGGGCCATCGAGCACCAGCTCAAGCGCCTGGGCTGCTCGGTGGACTGGACCCGCAACCGCTTCACGCTGGATCCCGCCCTCAACAAGGCCGTGCGCAAGGTCTTTGTGGAGAGCTACAAGGCCGGGCGCATCTACCGCGGCCCCCGCATGATCCAGTGGGACCCCGCCCTGCAGACCGCGCTGAGCGACCTGGAAGTGAAATACGAGGAGCGCAACGGCAAGCTCTGGCATCTGCGCTATCCGCTGGCGGATGGCAGCGGCGATGTGGTCGTCGCCACCACCCGCCCCGAGACCATGCTGGGCGACACCGCCGTGGCCGTGCACCCCGACGACGAGCGCTACCAGGGGATGATCGGCAAGCTCATGAACCACCCGCTCACGGGCCGCCAGATCCCCGTGGTGGCCGACACCTTTGTGGATCCCGCCTTCGGCACCGGCTGCGTGAAGGTCACGCCCGCCCACGATCCCAACGACTTCGCCGCGGGCCAGCGCCTGGGCCTGCCCTCCATCACCATCATCGGCTTCGACGCCAAGATGACGGCCGAGGCGGGTGCCTATGCCGGGCTCGACCGCTTCGAGGCCCGCAAGCGCGTGGTGGCCGACCTGGAGGAACAGGGCTTCCTCGTGAAGGTCGAGGACTACGTCAACAAGATCAGCCTGAGTGATCGCAGCGGTGCCGTGCTGGAACCGCTGGTGAGTGAGCAGTGGTTCATGGATGTGCGGGAAGCCGCCGCCAAGGCCCTGGAAGCCGTGAACAGCGGCGCCATCCAGTTCACGCCCGAGCACCACGTGGCCGTCTGGAACCACTGGCTCACCAACATCCAGGATTGGTGCATCAGCCGCCAGCTGGTCTGGGGGCACCGCATTCCCGCCTGGACCTGCGGCAAGTGCGGCGAGCTCCATGTGGAGCTGGAGCAGCCCTCCGCATGCTGCGCATGCGGAGCAGGAGAACTGATTCAGGATCCCGACACGCTGGACACCTGGTTCAGCTCGGCCCTCTGGCCCTTCAGCGTCTTCGGCTGGCCCGAGGAGAGCGACGAACTCAAGCGCTACTACCCCACCAGCGTCCTCATCACCGGCTACGACATCCTGTTCTTCTGGGTGGCGCGCATGGCCATGGCCGGCCTCACCTGGATGGGTGACGTGCCCTTCCGCAAGGTCTACTTCAACAGCCTGGTGCGCGATGCCAGCGGCCAGAAGATGAGCAAGACCAAGGGCAACGTCATCGACCCGCTGGAAGTGATGGAGGAGTACGGCACGGATGCCTTGAGGTTCTCCCTGGCCATCATGGCCGCACCCGGCACCGACATCGCCATGAGCAAGGCCCGCCTCGAGGCCAGCCGCAACTTCTGCAACAAGCTGTGGAACGCGTCGCGCTTCGTGCAGATGAGCCTGGACGAGACCATCACGCTGGAGAACAAGCCCGAGTTCGGCGAAGCCGAGTTCTGGATGATCGGCCGCATGCGCGACAGCCTCGCCACCGTCACCAAGGCCCTCGAGGAGTTCCGTTTCCACGAAGCTTCGGACCTGCTCTACCACCTGGTCTGGGATGACTTCTGCGCCACCTACATCGAGCTGGCCAAGGTGCAGCTGCAGAGCGGCACGAAGGCCCAGAAGGCCGCCATCCTGCACTTCCTCGACATCCTCCTGCGGGCCCTGCACCCCTTCGTGCCCTTCCTCACGGAGGAGATCCACGAGGCGATGATGGACGGCCGCCTGCCCGCCGACGAGCCCGCCCTGCTGGCCCAGCGCGCTTGGCCCGCAGACGACTCCATCCTGCAGGTGAAGGGTGGTGACAGCACCATCATCCCCCGCTTCCAGGAAGTGCTTTCGGCCCTTCTGCGCCTCAAGGCCGAGCAGGGCGTGGATCCCGCCAAGCGCGTGCCGGCCTTCTGCTCGCTGCTGGAGCTGGAGCCCTTCAGCGAGGCGCTGAAATCCATCGCCCGTCTGGAATCCGTCACCTTCACCAAGGACGACCTCGCCTCACCCACGCGCACCGTGGCCGTGGTGGCGGGCGGCGCCGTGGCTCTGGAGCTGGTCGGTCTCAAGGATCCCGTCGCCGAGAAGGCCAAGCTGGAGAAGGAACTGGCCAAGCTCGAAAAAGAACTGGAACCCCTGCGCGCGCGGCTGGCCGATGAGAGCTTCGTCACCAAGGCCCCGGAGGCGGCAGTGGCCAAGCTGCGCATCCAGGCCGAAGAAAAGGAACAGCGCCTCACCCAAGTCAAAGCCCTGCTCAGCTGA
- a CDS encoding methyl-accepting chemotaxis protein, protein MQLVTAPYRFLEQHVFNTLVRKILGCMLPLFALLLVACWQSFQLTRTLKANLQNAPGVDHSATLALLAKAETAAILLPLAAVVIGIVAFITFHLSVAKPLRKIGETIRGGDFSQDIQLDTHDEIRGLADGYNRFAKDIRHILDTSKRLGLSIAVGSTRTTKLASDSATGAQRQGALSQRITQTSHEVADAIGQINRMTGHVAGSTLENLESAKQTRLELAEADAGMATTNQRLVDFTQLVARLNERSERIGQVVQLIEGVAEQTKMLALNASIEAAHAGEAGKGFAVVAEEVRQLSESVGVAAEEIAQNLGDMLRDVDQTSHGIENITLDFRGTAATLGRASEHFAKLVRDFEENATQLSGATAAVEGISGTSQEIYHQSQDIQNLSEEAERRLTEATRHSGDMNRATEKLLELVSRFRTGTGDLESVIQLGIRHRDAMQARIQAIATRGINVFDRDYRPVLHSNPPKFTTSYADIFAKELQAIFDQARQELGSIYAVALDVNGYLAIHHTGASDPLTGDPQVDVVRSRHQRIYFNVETEKRRSRNTEAFLFQTYMRDTGEILNDLSMPIYIDGKHWGAMVTGFNPDRFLQD, encoded by the coding sequence CCTACAGGTTCCTCGAACAGCATGTCTTCAACACCCTGGTGCGGAAGATCCTGGGCTGCATGCTGCCGCTCTTCGCCCTGCTGCTGGTGGCCTGCTGGCAATCCTTCCAGCTCACCCGGACCCTGAAGGCCAACCTCCAGAACGCGCCCGGAGTGGATCACTCGGCCACCCTCGCCCTGCTGGCCAAGGCGGAGACCGCCGCCATCCTCCTGCCCCTGGCGGCCGTGGTCATCGGCATCGTCGCCTTCATCACCTTCCACCTCTCGGTGGCCAAGCCGCTGCGCAAGATCGGGGAGACGATCCGGGGTGGCGACTTCTCTCAGGACATCCAGCTGGATACCCATGATGAGATCCGGGGCCTGGCGGATGGCTACAACCGCTTCGCCAAGGACATCCGCCACATCCTCGATACCTCCAAGCGCCTGGGTCTGTCCATCGCGGTGGGCTCCACCCGCACCACGAAGCTGGCCTCTGATTCCGCCACCGGCGCCCAACGCCAGGGCGCCCTTTCGCAGCGCATCACCCAGACCAGCCATGAAGTGGCCGATGCCATAGGCCAGATCAACCGCATGACGGGCCACGTGGCAGGCAGCACCCTGGAGAACCTGGAATCGGCCAAGCAGACCCGCCTGGAACTGGCGGAGGCCGACGCTGGCATGGCCACCACCAACCAGCGGCTGGTGGACTTCACCCAGCTGGTGGCCCGCCTGAACGAAAGGTCCGAGCGCATCGGCCAGGTGGTGCAACTCATCGAGGGCGTGGCCGAACAAACGAAAATGTTGGCCCTCAATGCCTCCATCGAAGCGGCCCACGCGGGCGAGGCGGGCAAGGGCTTTGCCGTGGTGGCCGAGGAAGTGCGCCAGTTGTCCGAAAGCGTGGGTGTGGCCGCGGAAGAGATCGCCCAGAACCTGGGCGACATGCTGCGGGATGTGGATCAAACCTCCCATGGCATCGAGAACATCACCCTCGATTTCCGGGGCACAGCCGCCACCCTGGGCCGCGCCTCAGAGCACTTCGCCAAGCTGGTGCGCGACTTCGAGGAGAACGCCACCCAGCTCAGCGGAGCCACGGCGGCCGTGGAGGGCATCTCCGGCACCAGCCAGGAGATCTACCACCAATCCCAGGACATTCAGAACCTCAGCGAAGAGGCGGAACGCCGCCTCACGGAGGCCACCCGCCACTCGGGCGACATGAACCGGGCCACGGAAAAGCTGCTCGAACTCGTCTCCCGGTTCCGCACAGGCACCGGCGATCTCGAATCGGTGATCCAGCTGGGCATCCGCCACCGGGATGCCATGCAGGCGCGCATTCAGGCCATCGCCACTCGTGGCATCAACGTCTTCGACCGCGATTACCGGCCCGTGCTCCACTCCAACCCGCCGAAGTTCACCACCTCCTATGCCGACATCTTTGCCAAGGAACTGCAGGCCATCTTCGACCAGGCCCGCCAGGAACTCGGCTCCATCTATGCCGTGGCCCTGGATGTGAACGGTTATCTGGCCATCCACCACACCGGCGCATCAGACCCGCTGACTGGCGATCCGCAAGTGGATGTGGTGAGGAGCCGACACCAGCGCATCTACTTCAACGTGGAAACGGAAAAGCGCCGCTCGCGGAACACTGAGGCCTTCCTCTTCCAGACCTACATGCGGGACACGGGCGAGATCCTCAACGACCTCTCCATGCCCATCTACATTGACGGCAAGCACTGGGGCGCCATGGTGACCGGCTTCAACCCGGACCGCTTCCTGCAGGACTGA
- a CDS encoding efflux RND transporter periplasmic adaptor subunit → MSMRSALLVVPFLAGAVCALAAGSVEGRVLPFRQVEVSAPVSSRIAELKVKEGDLVKEGQPLALLYGKLEELEMQRAKALLERREFEAKSAKRLYDNKIIPEAKAMETRIDLDLAKLQYESAAEQVRLRTVLAPLDGVVVTTARETGETVSAGQPLFRILDLSKVVVQLTVDADALGTLAPGRHVRVNLRKAAEPLEGRVTLVDPCADAEGRVRVRVVVENTDRKIRSGIRARVDWSDAQ, encoded by the coding sequence ATGTCCATGCGATCCGCCCTTCTTGTCGTTCCTTTCCTTGCGGGCGCGGTTTGCGCCCTGGCCGCAGGTTCGGTGGAGGGGCGGGTGCTGCCCTTCCGCCAGGTGGAAGTCAGCGCCCCCGTGTCCAGCCGGATCGCGGAGCTGAAGGTCAAGGAGGGCGACCTGGTGAAGGAGGGGCAACCCTTGGCCCTGCTCTACGGGAAGCTCGAGGAACTGGAGATGCAGCGGGCCAAGGCCCTGCTGGAGCGCCGGGAATTCGAGGCCAAGAGCGCCAAGCGCCTCTATGACAACAAGATCATCCCCGAGGCCAAGGCCATGGAAACGCGCATTGATCTGGACTTGGCGAAGCTCCAGTACGAATCCGCGGCCGAGCAGGTACGGCTGCGGACTGTGCTCGCCCCGCTGGATGGGGTGGTGGTGACGACGGCGCGCGAAACGGGTGAGACCGTCTCCGCCGGGCAGCCGCTCTTCCGCATCCTGGATTTGAGCAAAGTGGTGGTCCAGCTGACGGTGGATGCAGATGCCTTGGGCACCCTGGCCCCAGGCCGCCATGTGAGGGTGAACCTGAGGAAGGCTGCGGAACCCCTGGAGGGCCGGGTGACCCTGGTGGATCCCTGCGCCGATGCCGAGGGCCGGGTGAGGGTGCGGGTGGTGGTGGAAAACACGGATCGCAAGATCCGGTCGGGCATCCGGGCACGGGTGGATTGGTCCGATGCCCAGTAG
- a CDS encoding cytochrome c3 family protein, with protein sequence MRLLRIVVLGLLGGLATAVMAGDGERPLSPAHVRAKVTCHDCHQKEKPTTAAVPDEGCMICHGDYPAMKVQTKDVKPNPHGSPHDPIACTECHRQHKAPVVKCLECHQGKYTFKVK encoded by the coding sequence ATGCGTCTTCTGCGGATCGTGGTACTGGGGCTTCTGGGTGGTTTGGCGACAGCAGTGATGGCGGGCGATGGGGAGAGGCCCCTGTCCCCGGCTCACGTGCGGGCGAAGGTGACCTGCCATGACTGCCACCAGAAGGAAAAACCCACCACGGCGGCGGTGCCCGATGAGGGCTGCATGATCTGCCATGGCGACTACCCGGCCATGAAGGTCCAGACCAAGGATGTGAAGCCCAATCCCCACGGTTCACCGCATGATCCCATTGCCTGCACGGAATGCCACCGTCAACACAAGGCGCCGGTGGTGAAATGTCTGGAATGCCACCAGGGGAAGTACACCTTCAAGGTCAAATGA